The Seleniivibrio woodruffii genome window below encodes:
- a CDS encoding LysR family transcriptional regulator, with protein MELAQLAAFAATAELKNMTKAAQKLNLSLSALSTQIKLLEEELNVTLFSRQARGVELTQEGAALLESAIAVNDTVQSIKRQAMRMQKEIKGSITIGVNTNPVFLRVQSINAAILKCLPEISLRFALSESGKTPQMLRSGELDLGFSYGRYAEKDIHTIDIFPVQICMVVSKGILETAENVSWNTLAEIPWVWGSEDCPFRTELIKSLPDIKNPKKIIVASDEYLMIELVKTGSGVCVLREDDAVWLAEQGYVDILHDRTITVPVCISCLKERKDEPLIDTALNTILSVYEG; from the coding sequence ATGGAACTGGCACAGCTGGCGGCATTTGCCGCTACGGCGGAACTGAAAAATATGACCAAGGCGGCACAGAAGCTGAATCTCAGCCTTTCTGCGCTCTCCACACAGATAAAACTCCTTGAGGAGGAGCTGAACGTCACCCTGTTCTCAAGGCAGGCCAGAGGCGTTGAGCTTACTCAGGAGGGGGCGGCTCTGCTTGAAAGTGCCATAGCAGTCAACGACACGGTACAAAGCATAAAGCGGCAGGCTATGCGCATGCAGAAAGAGATAAAAGGGAGCATCACCATCGGCGTGAACACCAATCCGGTCTTTCTGCGGGTGCAGAGCATCAACGCCGCAATCCTTAAATGCCTTCCTGAGATATCTCTGAGGTTTGCCCTGAGTGAATCCGGCAAAACACCCCAGATGCTCCGCTCTGGCGAGCTTGACCTCGGATTTTCCTACGGCAGATACGCCGAAAAGGACATCCACACTATAGACATATTCCCCGTTCAGATATGCATGGTGGTATCCAAGGGCATACTTGAAACCGCAGAGAACGTTTCATGGAACACTCTGGCGGAAATTCCATGGGTATGGGGAAGCGAGGACTGCCCCTTCCGCACGGAACTCATAAAATCGCTGCCGGACATAAAAAATCCGAAAAAGATAATCGTTGCGTCCGATGAGTACCTCATGATTGAACTGGTGAAGACAGGCTCAGGCGTGTGCGTACTTCGTGAAGATGACGCAGTATGGCTGGCGGAGCAGGGATATGTTGATATCCTCCACGACAGAACAATAACCGTTCCTGTCTGCATCTCCTGCCTTAAAGAGAGAAAGGACGAACCGCTCATAGACACTGCGCTTAACACAATCCTGTCCGTTTACGAGGGCTGA
- the budA gene encoding acetolactate decarboxylase, producing the protein MMRTSSFLLFALLLFGCAHNENTVTQISTIDALLAGGYDGSAQIKNLKSYGDFGIGTFDRLEGEMIILDGQVYQAKADGRIYKVGQGTTPFASVSLFRPDITMKLGSPVDFKAFEMFADSLIKDDNLFYAVKAEGKFKAMTVRSVPAQSKPYRPLAEVVRTQPVFEYKDIEGTIVGYRLPAYVKGINVAGYHLHFIDSSKTYGGHILAFEMTGGTVSIDKQNKFRMILPEKGLEELDLAKDRSDELHRVEKYKAP; encoded by the coding sequence ATGATGCGCACATCCTCTTTTCTTCTGTTCGCACTGCTGCTTTTCGGCTGTGCCCACAACGAAAACACCGTAACCCAGATATCAACCATAGACGCTCTCTTGGCCGGAGGCTATGACGGTTCTGCACAGATAAAAAACCTTAAATCCTACGGGGATTTCGGCATAGGTACTTTTGACAGACTCGAAGGGGAGATGATAATCCTTGACGGGCAGGTATATCAGGCAAAGGCCGACGGCAGGATATATAAGGTCGGACAGGGCACAACACCCTTTGCATCGGTGTCGCTTTTCAGACCGGACATCACCATGAAGCTCGGTTCGCCTGTTGACTTCAAAGCATTTGAGATGTTCGCCGACAGCCTCATAAAAGACGATAACCTTTTCTATGCCGTAAAAGCTGAAGGGAAATTCAAGGCTATGACAGTCCGTTCGGTTCCTGCTCAGTCAAAGCCCTACAGACCTCTTGCGGAAGTTGTCAGAACACAGCCTGTTTTTGAGTATAAGGACATAGAGGGAACAATAGTAGGCTACCGCCTTCCGGCTTATGTCAAAGGTATAAACGTGGCAGGGTATCACCTGCATTTCATAGACAGTTCAAAGACCTACGGAGGCCACATTCTGGCGTTTGAGATGACCGGCGGCACGGTTTCAATAGATAAACAGAACAAATTCAGGATGATTCTGCCCGAAAAGGGGCTTGAGGAGCTTGATCTGGCAAAAGACAGAAGCGACGAGCTTCACAGGGTTGAAAAATATAAAGCCCCGTAA